ACTTTGTTGAGAGCCTTTCGGAAGGCTATCCGGAATTCCACCGCAATTACCTGAAGATAAGAAACTTTCAGGCGCGTGAGAAAAAAGCGGCATTGTCAGAATAAAATGATTTTGCTTTTGCGCAATGTGTAATTTATAAATTCATAGCAAATTTGGGTTAAGTTCCTTTTCCGGGGATCGGTCTATCCGTTCAGGGACCGTAAACTTTCTCATATTTCACCTCAGAAAAATCTTCATTATATTTATAGCTAAATTATTCCTTTTAGGAACAACAGGCGTTTCTATCCGTCTTAATTACTGTCAAGAAAAGAAATAATGGAGAATTTGTTTTGGCTAAATGGCGTGCATTAAACCGTATTTATGAGATCTATACGAGCGACCTGAGCATGAAGGACGTGGAGAAGCTGATAAAAAGGGATGCTCCTGAGGTATACGACTTTTACGTCCGCAGGATGAAAATGCCTGAAGACAGCCGGAATTCTATTGAAAGGACATTTCTTTTCCTTCGCAACCTGTTCATTGAATTCCTGCTTAAGATGTCCCCGGCCCGCAGGCTATTCTACTCCCTGGCTCTTGTTTTCTTTCTGGTAGGTTTGCTCGGGGGGCTGTGGAACTGGGCCGTTCTGGGTTTCTTTATGGTAAACCTGCTCATTGCCTTTGAGCTTGCGGACAAGCTTACTGCAAAAGATGAACTGGCCGTTGCACGCGAGATACAGACGGCCTTAATGCCCAGGCACGCACCCGAGAACAGCATGTTTGACATAGCCTGTTATTCCGAGCCCGCAAGAGAGGTGGGAGGGGATTATTACGACTTCATCTGTCCTGAAAGCCAGAAGGATAAAATGTACATTGTAATTGGCGACATTTCGGGAAAAGGGATGGGGGCCGCACTTTATATGGTGCAGGTGCAGGCTATACTGAAATATATTTCGAACACCTGTGTGAGTCCTAAGGCCATTCTTTCAGAATTAAATAAAAGTCTGCAGAACATACTTAAATCCGACAGCTTCTTTACGGTTTCAATGGCTTCATTAGAAA
The DNA window shown above is from Ignavibacteria bacterium and carries:
- a CDS encoding PP2C family protein-serine/threonine phosphatase — its product is MAKWRALNRIYEIYTSDLSMKDVEKLIKRDAPEVYDFYVRRMKMPEDSRNSIERTFLFLRNLFIEFLLKMSPARRLFYSLALVFFLVGLLGGLWNWAVLGFFMVNLLIAFELADKLTAKDELAVAREIQTALMPRHAPENSMFDIACYSEPAREVGGDYYDFICPESQKDKMYIVIGDISGKGMGAALYMVQVQAILKYISNTCVSPKAILSELNKSLQNILKSDSFFTVSMASLEKDRCEISLSRAGHTPLIHYRAGKAENVTPVGLGVGLRDGGIFDKVLEEMVVTTEPGDVLVFYTDGLTEAMDRNRNFFGEERLMKVIEKNAHLSASLIQENIIKELDRFRDSTIPGDDTTLVIMKRSSSAGKSGAVLI